The following proteins come from a genomic window of Corallococcus sp. NCRR:
- a CDS encoding serine/threonine-protein kinase, with translation MAVDSESTFRIQARANANVPEKGHDTPSRSERGPGTLAGEYVLKSMLAAGGHGSVYEAEHRILGRHAAVKVLHSHLADQGEMLQRFVREARVVNQIHHPNIVDVYDFGLMPDGSPYYVMELLSGRTLSQVVQERGRLSSSRALAYLEPICGALEAAHRAGVVHRDLKSSNILVVEEGEKPRLKLLDFGIAKLIQQEPGQEGLTTAGQRLGTAHAMAPEQFRGGRIGPPTDVYALGVLLYQLLTGRYPFQSDDRLELERMHLDAPPPRPSVRAPVSPAMDAVVLRCMDKDATRRYPSVNAFLTALREAAEEPGQVEGQAHPVLAVNAEVVLPDADQDDDTVYAALASVLDTLEQGLRGEGFLLALQTGTTLLGVRPLSSGGAAERTLHALRDLHAEAQRLAEAVHAHVHLCLHHGEAETRGDSGEAEVVGGPVTHVATWNVRAPGGFAITGPAAQFLAGPPQQ, from the coding sequence ATGGCGGTGGATTCCGAGAGCACCTTCCGCATCCAGGCGCGAGCGAACGCGAACGTCCCGGAAAAGGGGCACGACACCCCCAGCCGTTCCGAGCGCGGGCCGGGGACGCTGGCGGGTGAATACGTCCTCAAGTCCATGCTGGCGGCCGGCGGCCACGGCAGCGTCTACGAGGCGGAGCACCGCATCCTGGGGCGGCACGCGGCGGTGAAGGTGCTGCACTCGCACCTGGCGGACCAGGGGGAGATGCTCCAGCGCTTCGTGCGCGAGGCGCGCGTCGTCAATCAGATCCACCACCCGAACATCGTGGACGTCTACGACTTCGGGCTGATGCCGGACGGCAGCCCCTACTACGTGATGGAGCTGCTCTCCGGGCGCACGCTGAGCCAGGTGGTGCAGGAGCGCGGGCGGCTGTCCTCGTCGCGCGCGCTGGCGTACCTGGAGCCCATCTGCGGCGCGCTGGAGGCGGCGCACCGCGCGGGCGTCGTGCACCGGGACCTGAAGTCCAGCAACATCCTCGTGGTGGAGGAGGGGGAGAAGCCCCGGCTGAAGCTGTTGGACTTCGGCATCGCGAAGCTCATCCAGCAGGAGCCCGGCCAGGAGGGGCTCACCACCGCGGGCCAGCGCCTGGGCACCGCGCACGCGATGGCGCCCGAGCAGTTCCGGGGCGGGCGGATTGGACCGCCCACGGACGTGTACGCGCTGGGCGTGCTGCTCTACCAACTGCTCACCGGCCGCTATCCGTTCCAGTCGGATGATCGGCTGGAGCTGGAGCGGATGCACCTGGACGCCCCGCCGCCGCGCCCCAGCGTGCGCGCGCCGGTGTCACCCGCCATGGACGCGGTGGTGCTCCGGTGCATGGACAAGGACGCCACGCGCCGCTACCCCAGCGTGAACGCCTTCCTCACCGCCCTGCGCGAGGCCGCCGAGGAGCCCGGCCAGGTGGAGGGCCAGGCGCACCCGGTGCTCGCGGTGAACGCGGAGGTCGTGCTGCCGGACGCGGACCAGGATGACGACACCGTGTACGCCGCGCTCGCGAGCGTGCTGGACACGCTGGAGCAGGGCCTGCGCGGCGAGGGCTTCCTCCTGGCGCTCCAGACGGGCACCACGCTCCTGGGCGTGCGGCCCCTGTCCTCTGGCGGCGCCGCCGAGCGCACCCTTCACGCCCTGCGCGATCTCCACGCCGAGGCCCAGCGCCTGGCCGAAGCCGTCCACGCCCACGTCCACCTCTGTCTCCACCATGGAGAGGCGGAGACGCGCGGCGACTCCGGGGAGGCCGAGGTGGTAGGCGGTCCGGTCACGCATGTGGCAACCTGGAACGTAAGGGCCCCCGGTGGCTTCGCCATCACCGGCCCCGCAGCCCAGTTCCTCGCAGGTCCTCCTCAGCAGTGA
- a CDS encoding PAS domain S-box protein: MTLVDELTTCAGQSVTAPSSTGACLILISTTTPAAIGKAYRLEPGEHVIGRGSEAEVRIDDHGVSRKHARILRKSDGSCLVTDLESTNGTFLNGLPVSTAELQEGDRLQVGTVTVFRFSRREVLEQREEQLRQALSAARVGIWDWNAKTGQVTWSEHVDRLLGLAVGKLSGRAMDLEEVVHPADLPRLRAGLATALQQRSQVDVEYRIEPAGSGYRWISCKGDVLLDAAGQPARVTGTVMDITARKQAEQELHRQALIFESISDGVVITDLAGGVIDWNTSAERMFGRSRKEAMGQTLFSVLHPGEPDRLTGAVLTALEVHGRWSGELEFKRADGMACVCESVVVPLRDAEGRVIANIMVHRDLSERRQLQARLVVADRLASVGTLGAGVAHEINNPLAYMLVNLHLIREGLDKLEAQGAPSEPVASIQQLVRETTEGAERIATIVRDLKVFARGEQESRPMPVDVRRSVELACKMADNVIRHRARLVTEFEPVPAVEASEARLCQVFLNLLLNAAQAIPEDPSSVTEHEIRAIIRQGEPGKVVVEVRDTGVGMTPEVLGRIFDPFFTTKAVGVGTGLGLSICHGIVESMGGSIHAESTPGRGSTFRVVLRSAAHEVDLYPRLSATAPAGARARILVVDDEPNVTVALQRSLASEHEVSTANSAQAALRLVNEGGRFDLILCDVMMPGMTGMDLYFELGRSAPEQAGRMVFMTGGAFTPRTTSFLRDVPNLKLSKPLDLAQLRELVGRSAEASR; the protein is encoded by the coding sequence ATGACGTTGGTGGACGAGCTCACGACCTGCGCGGGCCAGTCGGTCACGGCCCCATCCTCGACGGGTGCGTGCCTCATCCTCATCAGCACCACGACGCCGGCGGCCATTGGCAAGGCGTACCGGTTGGAGCCGGGCGAGCACGTCATCGGGCGTGGATCCGAAGCCGAGGTGCGCATCGATGATCACGGGGTGTCGCGCAAGCACGCGCGCATCCTGCGCAAGTCGGACGGTTCGTGCCTCGTCACGGACCTGGAGTCCACCAACGGCACGTTCCTCAACGGCCTGCCGGTGTCCACCGCGGAGCTGCAGGAGGGCGACCGGCTCCAGGTGGGCACGGTGACGGTGTTCCGCTTCTCCCGCCGCGAGGTGCTGGAGCAGCGCGAGGAGCAGCTGCGCCAGGCGCTGTCCGCCGCGCGCGTGGGCATCTGGGACTGGAACGCGAAGACGGGGCAGGTGACCTGGAGCGAGCACGTGGACCGGCTCCTGGGCCTGGCCGTGGGCAAGCTGTCCGGCCGCGCCATGGACCTGGAGGAGGTGGTGCACCCGGCGGACCTGCCCCGCTTGCGCGCGGGGCTGGCCACGGCGCTGCAGCAGCGCTCGCAGGTGGACGTGGAGTACCGCATCGAGCCCGCGGGCAGCGGCTACCGCTGGATTTCGTGCAAGGGCGACGTGCTGCTGGACGCGGCGGGGCAGCCCGCGCGGGTGACGGGCACGGTGATGGACATCACCGCGCGCAAGCAGGCGGAGCAGGAGCTGCACCGCCAGGCGCTCATCTTCGAGAGCATCTCCGACGGCGTCGTCATCACGGACCTGGCGGGCGGGGTCATCGATTGGAACACCAGCGCGGAGCGCATGTTCGGCAGAAGCCGCAAGGAGGCCATGGGGCAGACGCTCTTCAGCGTGCTGCACCCCGGTGAGCCGGACCGGCTGACGGGGGCCGTCCTCACCGCGCTGGAGGTGCACGGGCGCTGGAGCGGGGAGCTGGAGTTCAAGCGCGCGGACGGCATGGCGTGCGTCTGCGAGTCCGTGGTGGTGCCGCTGCGCGACGCGGAAGGGCGCGTCATCGCGAACATCATGGTGCACCGTGACCTGAGCGAGCGCCGTCAGCTCCAGGCGCGCCTGGTGGTGGCGGACCGGCTCGCCAGCGTGGGCACGCTGGGCGCGGGCGTGGCGCACGAAATCAACAACCCGCTGGCGTACATGCTGGTGAACCTGCACCTCATCCGCGAGGGGCTGGACAAGCTGGAGGCGCAAGGCGCGCCGTCCGAGCCGGTGGCCTCCATCCAGCAGCTGGTGCGCGAGACGACGGAGGGCGCGGAGCGCATCGCGACCATCGTGCGGGACCTGAAGGTGTTCGCGCGCGGCGAGCAGGAGTCGCGCCCCATGCCGGTGGACGTGCGCCGGTCCGTGGAGCTGGCGTGCAAGATGGCGGACAACGTCATCCGCCACCGCGCACGGCTGGTGACGGAGTTCGAACCCGTCCCCGCGGTGGAGGCGAGCGAGGCGCGGCTGTGCCAGGTGTTCCTGAACCTGCTGCTCAACGCGGCGCAGGCGATTCCAGAGGACCCGTCCTCCGTCACCGAGCATGAGATTCGCGCCATCATCCGCCAGGGCGAGCCGGGCAAGGTGGTGGTGGAGGTGCGCGACACCGGCGTGGGCATGACGCCGGAGGTGCTGGGGCGCATCTTCGATCCGTTCTTCACCACCAAGGCGGTGGGCGTGGGCACGGGGCTGGGGCTGTCCATCTGCCACGGCATCGTGGAGTCCATGGGCGGCTCCATCCACGCGGAGAGCACGCCGGGGCGGGGCAGCACCTTCCGCGTGGTGCTGCGCTCGGCGGCGCACGAAGTGGACCTCTACCCGCGCCTGTCCGCGACGGCGCCGGCGGGGGCGCGGGCGCGCATCCTGGTGGTGGATGACGAGCCCAACGTGACGGTGGCGTTGCAGCGCTCGCTGGCCTCCGAGCACGAGGTGTCCACCGCGAACAGCGCGCAGGCCGCGCTGCGGCTGGTGAACGAGGGCGGCCGCTTCGACCTCATCCTCTGCGACGTGATGATGCCGGGGATGACGGGCATGGACCTGTACTTCGAGCTGGGGCGCTCGGCGCCGGAGCAAGCGGGGCGGATGGTGTTCATGACGGGGGGCGCCTTCACGCCGCGCACGACGTCGTTCCTGCGGGACGTGCCCAACCTCAAGCTGAGCAAGCCGCTGGACCTGGCGCAGCTGCGCGAGCTGGTCGGCCGCTCGGCGGAGGCGTCTCGATGA